The genomic DNA cctctaacaaataaagcttcagaggtactatcatgatttttatctctatgcctcatttcataattcatcaaggcatttgacacatcttcaaatttcacagtttctttaccatgcataatagtggtaacaaaatgctcataagagtccggcaaggaattcaacaatattaaggccttatcttcatccttaatatcctcatctaaatttaacaagtcggcaatcaacttattaaaagcatcaaggtgtctaatcatttttgtaccttctttgtattggaagcggtagagctttttcttcaagtgtagccggttctctgcactcttcgtcatatacttgtcttccaatttttgccacaacacacttgccaaagtctcccgcatcacaaaatacttctgagtttttgcaaggcacaaccgaattgaagagcaagcccacaaatttaatttctcccattctagtttcgacatagcttcaggcttctctcccaaggcggcaagaagatcttgttgagccaacacatctttaacttcacattgccacatcccgaagttgtttgtgccatcaaacttttccacttcgaactttgcattttgcaccgtagttcttgcaaacccggagctgcttccaaaaggattctcatcttgcccgtctgacatctttggcaactagacagtacccaagagcaaccagtgctctgataccaattgttgtgctaggaaagcaccaaaccacgcggaaccaaatcaagctagcccacaggaaatttatcaaatggaaatgcaagaacaaaatataaaagacacaaagattttaacgaggttcctccacagtcagtgtaactggagtacgtcctcggagcagtaggagctcacccaataatccactatcaaccaaatgggagtttacaaagtgttggcaatctcacaacccaaaagcccaatacacccaatagctctcacacaccaaagaaacaaatagagaaagaaatataatgaataatttcttctctatacatatagctcaaagctattacaacaacaactactttggtggatgattactaaccaattgaagcaacaactttcttcttctgttttaggctctctgcaactctccctttttctctgcaactctcccttgctctctgaagaaaagctctcttttctctcttctttttttttcacaaccGAACCCTATGAGCTCTCCcatatttctttttcaaaagaCACGGATGTAGGAAGAGAACAaaaaaacttttcaaaaaacaaCCAAACTTTTCCctattttcctccccaaaacaaggaagacACAATGATGTTGtccacctttttttcttttcaacaaacatCATCATCCACTTGGCCACTAATTCAACATATTCTTGCTGGTCTACCGGATGAGTATGAATCCTTTGTTGATTCAATTGAAACAAGGACTGAGTCTGTTAATGGTGATGAACTCCATGGACTTCTACTCAGTAAGGAGATTTCTGTTCAGAAGCGCAAGACTCGAGCCTCTTCATCCTCTGTATTCGGTACCTTCTCAAAGGTTTCCGAACAAGTCGATATTATACAAGTAAATTCTTATCTTTGTAATTCATGTAAACAAGTTGAATTTGTACACTGGATGGAAACCATGTAACTTCTATAAAATGAAAACAGGCacccctttttttttgtgtgatgttATTTGTTCTGGTAAGCATATTATGTTCAGCAACTCGAtgaattttatgtgattttactGTGCAGTGGAGAAAAACATCGAAcgatattttttttgaatcacgacGTGTGCatttatcaaagaaaaaaaaaattgatcagaCTTTCTTTTGTGAGTTTGTCTCTAGGACCTGAATATTTGGTGTTCAAGTTATATGTTTTCCAGCAGTTGTATGTGAATGTGTGGTCATCTGAAGAAAAGGAAACTCGAACCTTGCTTCTTTTGTTTGGTTACATTGGAGGATTTCGAATCGTGGATTTAGCACTCTTGCCCGTTAATCTACCCACCACTTTCACCACCGGGCTAACCCGGTGgcttaggtcatctccaatagAGATGACTAAAGGAccaaaagtgaaaaaaagggttttatttgtttgaagTCTCATCACCAACCGATGGTTGAGTTATAATTGTATGAAGTTCACAAGGCCATTATTTGGTTGAAGGGACACCAAGCTGCCAAATGTAGTTCCCCtcttatcctttttttttgggCTTACTTCTTCAGGTGcaataattgatttaaattcaaTGGCTGAATTTGAAAATATCTAACGGTAgtgtaattaaattaaccaataaatttgaaatataaacttaaaactaataaattattgaggggacTGTGTTTAGCCtcttcggttgaagatgacaTATGAATATGACCTGaaattgtttatttaaaaataatttttttcaagacTATAAATCTAAATGGGGCTATATTTAACTTTTTCGATTAGAAATGGTCCTAGAAAACTCAAACTTCACCTCTACGTAGAAGCCATGTTACTGCACAAGAGTAGCCAGCCAATTTCTTGTGTGAGGTGGTGATGTATGGTGAGCTGGTTCAGTAGGCACTACATTATTTGAACGTCCCTATTTGCCAGTTGTATGTGGTTTTTAAGTAGACCCAGGCACTTGTCTGTAAGCAACCGTTCTGATCATCTGATGTTGACTTCACTGCAAATGGTTCCTTAGATGCAAGGAGCATTTCCTCCTTACTAATTAATTGAAGTTTgatgtgtgcgtataaattatatttttttattcttttatcatGAGTTCGTTTAAAAGTacatttaaaatgattaaaaatatttttgatgatattgattttgggtttcaagtgctttttggaaTAAGCATAAGATACGTGCTTCTTGTAGGAAATACTAAAAGTGATTTTCTAAGACCCACttgatttttattaataattggttatatttttactaaaatcgctttcagttattttaaaaacacttccaaacaagtTCTAAGTCAATTCAATATATGTGATTGACTTCATTGACAAGAGGTACAAGTTGAGTTGGAAAACAACTGTTGTTCACATTAGAACTCTTTGATTCTGATACGACGAGTTCAAAAATCAGGTGAAACTCCTTATCTTTAAGGACGAGTTCAAAAATCAGGTGAAACTCCTTATCTTTAAGGATGCGAACAATGTTTGttactttatttttatgttacTATTTACAAGCACTAATGGTAGACTAAATTGTGCAAAAGAagaattttctatttatttgagGAATCAATGGCCGCAAATTCAGACCTTAGATAGAGCAATGGAATGGGAGTTGGGTGCTTGCCTAACCTCAACTCCCAACCATGCCACTAAGTTGATATCCCAATGGTGGCATCACCCCAAAGATATTAGTTCTAGAACAAAATCAACCTTTGCCACGAAATATTCAACTCAGTTGTGGTTATTCTAGCAATCACATGGTTGGTGGAGGATCAATTTGGGGTGTTAGAGATATGATTGAGAACCCAACTCACAAGGTAAAAGCCAACCCTACCACACAACTGTTTTCCATCGCCATCAAACCCCAATAGAAAAAATACAAGGCAATGTTATTCATGCATTTCTTTTTACCTTGCACACACTTTTCAGTTTCAATCGTCAGGTAGAATATAAATTGGAGAAAATTAAACGATAGAAATTAACAGAAGATATGTGAGAAATTAAAAGAGGTGTGTAGATAGCAGTATCAACCACAataatcaaattcaaaacataaTTACCATAAAAACTCAttacaaaagagaaaaaggaaaagaaaaatcttACTGAAAGAAAAGTAAATGAAAAGATAAGTTGACGCATCATACATGGAAGTGGGCTAACCAATATAAACTCAAGATTCTTCTAGAAGCTTTTGCCcaatttctttaaaatcttttattttcttttcacttcCTACTAGATTTGCTAATATGGATGGAATATGGAGACAATTGACTGATGATAAAGACAAATCCTTTATCTTATTCTTCTATTTTCATTTCGTTTTTCACCCTTGTTTCTCCTTCTACACTTCTCTTTTTACTTTTCTCCGTCAATTTATCCAATGCAACtgacgaaaagaaaaaaagaggagtACAGGAGGAGAAAGACGAGTGAGAAAATCGGTCATTTCCCACTCATTTAGATGTCCAATTCTTGGCCATTTCAAACCCATTCATGCCATAGTGATAGTCTTGAATAGTTTGGTAGATTTCCTCCTGTGTGTTCATCACAAAAGGGCCATGCGAAACCACTGGTTCATTTAAAGGTTGCCCTGCCGCTAACAAAAACCGCAACGGCTCCGATGACTTGTTGCACACGCTTAGACCGTCTCCTGAACCCAAAACCAAGATGTGATGAGCTGACGAATGAGTTGATCCAAACAACCCTTCTCCTTCGATTACGTACACAAATGAAGTCCAGGCTTCCggtatgcaatgatgaagttGAGCTCTTGGTTTTAAGACGAAATCTAGAAACATTGCTGGTGTTCTGGTGTAAACTGGGGAGTTGACTCCCAATGCTTCTCCGGCGACAACTCGGACATCGACCCCGTCTTTCTCTGCCCTAGTTATGTCCTTGCTTAGGAGTTCTTGATATCTTGGCTCAATCCTGCAagcaataatattttcataGTGAATATAGAGAACTATaaatttttggaaaaataatTTTGTAATTACTCGCAGTaaatcaaataattataattactAGATGGAGCTCATATATTATGAATGcgtaaacataaaaattaaaaattaaaaattataatatggaagagagagaagtgggaagaaatgttagagagagagagagagatagagagagagaaaatgtggtttattttaatttttaatttttttaattggagATACGTTTTGATGACATATGaacaagagaagaagaagaaaaaaaaaactaaacttattTTTGTTGACAAAGAGTGTTCTATTAATAGATGGTATAGATAGGCCTAACTTTTCTTAGAATGACATGCAAATAGATATATCACAAatctataaaattaaaaatataatataaacaagAATGTGTAAaagattaaaacaaaaataacagtaaaaaaaaacagaaatgtgtaaaaaattaaattcttgtACCAGTTCCCCATggcaagaaattaaaaaaaatcctaattcCTTTGctaaattttagtttattttagtttattttttttattttttttaattgttggtGGGGGTTCCAACGAGACCACATGTATGTATTTGAGGGATTTGGATCATCTAAATTATGGGAATTCTAAAGATACTCACATATTGATCATTCATTTTGCATCGTACGGtcaaaatcatttaattttttaaatttaaaattaaacacaaataacaTCTAACGAAAATTAATCATATGATACACcataaatgattaaaatgtaaaaatccTTAAAATCCTTACAAAATAAATCCGAAGAGAATCTTCTTCTGTATTTAAGCATTCTAGGGTCAACTGTGTTTTGTTGAAAGTTAATTAAAAAAGGCTTTGGTGAGTCAGCCACACATATTCGGCACGATAACTTTAAAGTAAAGGTCAACTCATGCCGGTGTGAAATACTTTACAAAACAATTTTAGGAACTTTCGACACTAATATTCTATGAATAATTTGTCAGACTACAAAATATCCAAATAGATCCCGTTAAtacacggaaaaaaaaaattacaacattcaCATTGAGTCAATtaactttttgtgtttttaatctATAATAAAAGTGttctttaaattaattaaaatcgttttttgtgaaaaatatttttgaaatcagTTCTTAGAACAAATTTAAGTGAAACTTGAAAAACATTTTAAGTATTTTCTACAATAAGCAAATATTTGGTGTTTCTTCTACAAAACATTTAATTTcactaaaaacgttttcaattattttaaaagcgatttcaatcattttataattatttattggtccaaatcaaattttgtaaacttaaGTTATTCATTTATATTACTCTAAATATctatgatttgatgattatatAAACTATTACGGGTCAGCAAAAAGGGACTAAAATGTAAGtattgaaaattattttatttttttgacaaattatcgtgttaaattgttagttgttatgGGGTAAAGATCGGTGATGATTCAACTCATAACAAAGTGCATAGATATAAATACTAAGTAGTGACAATTGATTGAtgcacaaaaataaattatgaggcggtgctatccacacacctatttttactcTCACacccattttaattttcaatcgtgatcgaatgaattgaaaaatattaataaacataaattatcaagaagGTGTGAGAGATAAAAGAGGTGTGTAAATAACCCTATCCCAAATTATGCAGTGGAATGAGAAAAAATACGTACATTTTGTCCTTCCGGGCTAAATTGATCCAAAGCTGCAAACCAGTGCTGGGTCCTTCTCCTTCAGGCATTTCTGAATGAACTATTCCCCTGCCTGCCGTCATCCACTGCCCCCAAAATATCACACATCCAACAAAATGCTTAATACATGTCCAATCACAAACATTTCTGCTACCGTCGTCAAATTTATTCACCAAATAACGCCTTGACGTTTGACAATTTATTTTGATCGGGTAACAGCAACAACGATGTTGACACATAATTGAGTGAATATATACGTGAACAAATTTGAC from Pyrus communis chromosome 17, drPyrComm1.1, whole genome shotgun sequence includes the following:
- the LOC137722595 gene encoding pirin-like protein, which encodes MKAISAAPNTTSLFRRATNRFKIPVPSFIRNTMSDSDHQSLPPFSSPRMVVKKVLAKSQHEGDGAVVKRAIGSRELRNLDPFLMLDHFSVSPPAGFPDHPHRGFETVTYMLQGAITHQDFAGHRGTIRTGDVQWMTAGRGIVHSEMPEGEGPSTGLQLWINLARKDKMIEPRYQELLSKDITRAEKDGVDVRVVAGEALGVNSPVYTRTPAMFLDFVLKPRAQLHHCIPEAWTSFVYVIEGEGLFGSTHSSAHHILVLGSGDGLSVCNKSSEPLRFLLAAGQPLNEPVVSHGPFVMNTQEEIYQTIQDYHYGMNGFEMAKNWTSK